The Felis catus isolate Fca126 chromosome X, F.catus_Fca126_mat1.0, whole genome shotgun sequence genome includes a region encoding these proteins:
- the CD40LG gene encoding CD40 ligand gives MIETYSQTAPRSVAPGPPVSMKIFMYLLTVFLITQMIGSALFAVYLHRRLDKIEDERNLYEDFVFMKTLQKCNKGEGALSLLNCEEIKSRFEAFLKEIMLNKETKKEKNVAMQKGDQDPRVAAHVISEASSSTASVLQWAPKGYYTISSNLVTLENGKQLAVKRQGLYYIYAQVTFCSNREASSQAPFIASLCLHSPSGSERVLLRAANARSSSKPCGQQSIHLGGVFELHPGASVFVNVTDPSQVSHGTGFTSFGLLKL, from the exons ATGATCGAAACATATAGCCAAACTGCTCCCCGCTCCGTGGCCCCTGGACCACCCGTCAGTatgaaaatttttatgtatttacttactgTGTTTCTCATCACCCAGATGATTGGGTCAGCACTCTTTGCTGTGTATCTTCACAGAAGACTGGACAAG ATAGAAGATGAAAGGAATCTTTATGAAGATTTTGTGTTCATGAAAacattacagaaatgcaacaaAGGAGAGGGGGCCTTATCCTTACTGAACTGTGAGGAAATTAAAAGCCGGTTTGAAGCCTTTCTCAAG GAGATAATGCTAAACAAAGAaacgaagaaagaaaaaaatgttgcaatGCAAAAAG GCGACCAGGATCCTCGAGTTGCAGCACATGTCATAAGTGAGGCCAGCAGTAGCACAGCGTCTG TTCTCCAGTGGGCCCCCAAAGGCTACTACACCATAAGCAGCAACTTGGTGACCCTCGAGAACGGGAAGCAGCTGGCCGTTAAAAGACAAGGACTCTATTATATCTACGCCCAAGTCACCTTCTGTTCCAATCGGGAAGCTTCGAGTCAAGCTCCGTTCATAGCCAGCCTCTGCCTGCATTCCCCGAGTGGATCCGAGAGAGTCTTACTCAGAGCTGCAAATGCCCGCAGTTCCTCCAAACCCTGTGGGCAGCAATCCATTCACTTGGGAGGAGTCTTCGAACTGCATCCAGGTGCTTCGGTGTTCGTGAACGTGACTGATCCGAGCCAAGTGAGCCACGGGACGGGCTTCACGTCTTTTGGCTTGCTCAAACTCTGA